Proteins from a genomic interval of Zingiber officinale cultivar Zhangliang chromosome 2A, Zo_v1.1, whole genome shotgun sequence:
- the LOC122040492 gene encoding probable LRR receptor-like serine/threonine-protein kinase At1g67720 isoform X1: MAALVLLLLFLFSLCRAQMPGFVSVDCGGNESYTDELGLEWTPDSQFVYGKTARISAPNENRKQYMTARYFPADNRKYCYTFNVTVRTRYLVRTSFLYGNFDESNVYPKFDISIGASHWTTIVIYDANTIVTHEAVILATAPAISICVSNATTGEPFISTIELRQFNGSLYHTDFETQFFLSLSARINFGAETNESVRYPDDPYDRIWESDSLKRANYLVDVAAGTQRISTTVPIDVNSDERPPSKVMQTAVVGQNGGLNYRLNLNGFPGNGWAFCYFAEIEDLKPDEIRKFRLVLPGNKELTRLIVNVEENAQRKYRLYEPGSYNISLPFVLSFAFKKTNDSSKGPILNAFEIYKYMEINYGSLDALTMESFVSHYPKEVWAQEGGDPCLPAPWSWVQCNSDPQPQIVSIRLSGRNLTGNIPAELASLTGLVELWLDGNVLSGHIPDLGACLSLRNIHLENNKLTGDLSFLDGLPNLQELYVQNNMLSGTVPGHLLGKNIVFTYYGNPYLDGGCSSKKRTIIVIFCVIGFSVLLATVFTYLIASKKLRLFSREDDLPPPQPFQESSASFGGFGIETAHRYWLSEINDATENFAKKVGSGGYGTVYYGKLKNGKEIAVKVQTNDSCQGNRQFSSEVSLLSRIHHRNLVEFLGYCQQEGKSILVYEFMHNGTLKEHLHGSLSQESPISWIKRLEIAEDAAKGIEYLHTGCSPTIIHRDLKTSNILLDKQMRAKVSDFGLSKPAVDESHISSVVRGTLGYLDPEYYTSQQLTVKSDVYSFGVILLELISGREPISNTNFGDRFRSICQWARFHCENGNIEAIIDPSICNGCQDIQSMWKIADVAVRCVNREMRNRPFMSEVLKEIQEAITMEQAPANTQSVDFLGIDFVDTRINPQQDADSSLSFNLPQLR, from the exons ATGGCGGCGCTTGTGCTCCTgttgctcttcctcttctctctctgcAGAGCTCAAATGCCAG GTTTTGTTAGTGTAGATTGTGGAGGCAATGAATCATATACAGATGAGCTTGGACTGGAGTGGACACCAGATAGTCAATTTGTATATGGCAAAACAGCTAGAATATCAGCTCCAAATGAGAACCGGAAACAATACATGACAGCGCGCTACTTTCCTGCAGATAATCGAAAATACTGTTACACATTCAATGTTACAGTCAGGACACGCTACCTTGTGCGAACAAGCTTCTTGTATGGGAATTTTGATGAGAGTAATGTCTATCCGAAATTTGACATCTCAATTGGAGCAAGTCATTGGACAACCATTGTCATCTATGATGCAAATACCATTGTGACACACGAGGCTGTTATCCTTGCTACTGCTCCAGCAATTAGCATATGTGTATCTAATGCTACAACTGGGGAACCATTTATTTCCACCATCGAACTTCGACAGTTTAATGGATCATTGTACCACACGGATTTTGAGACTCAGTTCTTCTTGAGTCTATCTGCGAGAATAAATTTCGGTGCTGAGACTAATGAATCTGTCAG GTATCCTGATGATCCATATGATCGAATATGGGAATCTGATTCTTTGAAGAGGGCGAACTACCTTGTTGATGTTGCTGCTGGAACTCAAAGAATATCAACCACTGTGCCTATAGATGTTAATAGTGATGAAAGACCTCCATCCAAGGTGATGCAGACTGCAGTAGTGGGTCAAAATGGAGGCTTAAATTATCGTCTTAACCTGAATGGGTTTCCGGGGAATGGTTGGGCGTTTTGTTATTTTGCAGAAATTGAAGATTTGAAACCAGATGAAATCAGGAAATTCAGGTTGGTGCTTCCGGGGAACAAGGAACTTACGCGTCTCATTGTAAATGTCGAAGAAAATGCCCAACGGAAGTATAGGCTATATGAACCGGGATCATATAATATAAGTCTCCCTTTTGTCTTGTCTTTTGCTTTTAAGAAAACAAATGATTCATCCAAGGGACCTATCTTAAATGCTTTTGAGATATACAAGTATATGGAGATAAATTATGGATCCCTAGACG CACTGACCATGGAAAGCTTTGTATCACATTATCCAAAAGAAGTTTGGGCACAAGAAGGTGGAGATCCATGCTTACCAGCTCCATGGTCATGGGTTCAATGTAATTCAGATCCGCAACCACAAATTGTTTCAAT TAGACTATCAGGGAGAAATTTGACGGGGAATATACCTGCAGAGCTTGCTAGTTTAACTGGCCTAGTCGAATT ATGGCTTGATGGAAACGTGCTTAGTGGCCATATACCTGATCTCGGTGCATGCTTAAGTCTCAGAAACAT TCACCTTGAGAACAATAAGTTAACTGGTGATCTATCATTTTTGGATGGCCTACCAAATTTACAAGAACT GTATGTGCAGAACAATATGCTGTCCGGAACAGTACCTGGTCATCTTCTTGGCAAAAATATAGTTTTCAC TTACTATGGAAATCCGTATCTAGATGGGGGATGCAGTAGCAAGAAGCGCACCATAATTGTCATTTTTTGTGTTATCGGATTCTCTGTACTACTTGCAACTGTATTCACCTACTTAATTGCATCCAAGAAACTTAGACTATTTTCAAGAGAAG ATGATCTTCCACCTCCCCAACCATTCCAAGAGTCGAGTGCTTCTTTCGGAGGATTTGGCATTGAAACAGCACATAGATATTGGTTATCTGAAATCAATGATGCCACAGAAAACTTTGCTAAAAAAGTTGGTTCTGGGGGCTATGGGACAGTGTATTATGGAAAGTTGAAAAACGGAAAAGAAATTGCTGTCAAAGTTCAAACCAATGATTCTTGTCAGGGAAACAGACAGTTCTCAAGTGAG GTTTCTCTACTTTCAAGAATACATCACAGAAATCTGGTTGAATTTCTCGGTTACTGCCAGCAAGAAGGCAAAAGCATTCTTGTATATGAGTTTATGCATAATGGAACACTGAAAGAGCATCTTCATG GCTCCTTGTCTCAGGAAAGTCCCATCAGTTGGATAAAGCGTCTTGAGATTGCCGAAGATGCTGCAAAAG GCATCGAGTATCTCCATACTGGCTGCTCTCCAACCATCATCCATAGGGATCTCAAGACCAGTAACATTCTTCTAGACAAGCAAATGAGGGCAAAAGTCTCAGATTTTGGTCTCTCGAAACCTGCTGTGGATGAATCCCACATCTCAAGTGTTGTTCGAGGAACGTTGGGCTACTTGGACCCTGA GTATTACACTTCGCAGCAATTAACAGTGAAGAGTGATGTATACAGTTTTGGCGTTATTCTTTTGGAGCTTATTTCTGGTAGAGAGCCAATATCTAATACAAATTTCGGAGACCGATTCCGCAGCATATGCCAGTGG GCAAGGTTTCATTGCGAGAACGGAAATATTGAAGCTATAATTGATCCTTCCATTTGCAATGGCTGCCAGGACATCCAGTCCATGTGGAAGATCGCCGATGTGGCAGTGAGATGTGTCAACCGCGAAATGAGGAACAGGCCGTTCATGTCTGAAGTGCTTAAGGAGATCCAAGAGGCCATTACGATGGAGCAAGCTCCCGCGAACACGCAATCTGTTGATTTTTTGGGCATAGATTTTGTAGACACCAGGATCAACCCTCAACAAGATGCTGATTCTAGCCTTTCATTTAATCTGCCGCAGCTACGTTAG
- the LOC122040493 gene encoding uncharacterized protein LOC122040493 — MDSETKAGDGVLDLNFVAGEQPETLTGGPADLGSGVPEIGVKEDEEVEEVIGDHDTEISTLAEVGKVAAEVDDTEADRDVVDEKSKETVIDEDESARASGSSAKRKKGRRRKSAVVRDEYDSRSLAFQDENKTVFAVSDIVWGKVRSHPWWPAQIFDPSDASKMASNNRKKDHYLVAYFGDKTFAWCDDSQLKPFQKHFLQLENQNSMEAFVTAKDDALQEVSRRVDLGMACHCFMDRSYARLMNSKFENAGVRERTPSYPVNKSWIANSFDPLRLINSIQAFAQSPNERIDKLELVILKSQLKAFYRLKGYSELPTFVIGAGLEDNIEVSVSVENKSGQKTAVDPSKPIFADNASRKTKSRDKGSSVGKEKHDSTSKRKISGKVVGGSSSPTSSDDAFRKTKSRDKGGSVGKEKQDSQSKKKRSDSNIADRSNLTSKTKSKERGSSVGKEKQIPPSKGKRSDKEFPHPSSDDDLRKTKSVSSRSSVGTEKHVVERGRKRKSVSKLIEESDHQSSDDGKDACEMNASHSSHRNQELEDFDVDDIGKGKEKKLDALGDFVTKSQTSSSKQQSKFGELMRRVAGQMTGSPPMLKPNGETIRKSSSKVTRRKRGRSAILKQKKTVIEIESDSNGHSSDEMHPEDTAISEDEKFASSGQDTEGEPPQIKKQNKKQSAGDPTVSLPLGRMPDTYSEGNSLDPSNRSSEFSPKSSLPVEAEPNTIVLVHEDNGATSDEMHVDAHG, encoded by the exons ATGGATTCTGAGACTAAAGCCGGAGATGGCGTTCTCGACCTCAACTTCGTTGCTGGCGAACAGCCGGAAACCCTAACCGGCGGCCCCGCGGATTTGGGTTCGGGCGTGCCGGAAATCGGAGtgaaggaagatgaggaagttGAGGAGGTGATTGGGGATCATGACACAGAAATTAGCACTTTAGCTGAAGTGGGAAAGGTTGCTGCGGAAGTCGACGATACGGAAGCAGACCGTGATGTGGTTGATGAGAAATCGAAGGAGACAGTTATTGACGAAGACGAAAGTGCGAGGGCAAGCGGATCCAGTGCTAAGCGAAAGAAGGGTAGGCGTCGGAAATCTGCCGTGGTTCGTGATGAGTATGATTCTCGTTCCCTTGCCTTTCAAGATGAGAACAAGACTGTGTTTGCAGTTTCTGATATAGTATGGGGTAAGGTGAGGAGCCATCCCTGGTGGCCGGCCCAAATATTCGATCCTTCTGATGCGTCCAAGATGGCATCGAACAATCGGAAAAAGGATCACTATCTGGTTGCTTACTTCGGAGACAAAACCTTTGCTTGGTGTGATGATTCACAATTGAAGCCTTTTCAGAAACACTTTTTGCAGTTAGAAAACCAAAACAGCATGGAGGCATTTGTGACTGCTAAGGATGATGCACTCCAGGAGGTGTCGCGGCGTGTTGATTTGGGAATGGCATGCCACTGTTTTATGGATAGAAGTTATGCTAGGCTTATGAATTCGAAGTTTGAGAATGCTGGTGTACGGGAACGAACTCCTAGCTATCCTGTTAACAAGTCTTGGATTGCAAACTCCTTTGATCCTCTTAGGTTAATTAATTCTATCCAAGCATTCGCACAGTCACCAAATGAAAGGATAGACAAATTGGAACTTGTAATATTGAAGTCTCAGTTGAAAGCCTTCTATCGTTTGAAGGGATATTCAGAACTTCCAACATTCGTTATTGGTGCAGGACTAGAGGATAACATTGAAGTTTCAGTATCTGTGGAAAATAAATCAGGTCAAAAAACTGCTGTTGACCCCTCGAAACCAATTTTTGCAGATAATGCTTCTAGGAAGACCAAGTCAAGAGACAAAGGGAGCTCAGTTGGCAAAGAGAAGCATGATTCGACTTCTAAGAGAAAAATATCAGGTAAAGTAGTTGGTGGCTCTTCAAGTCCAACTTCTTCAGATGATGCTTTTAGGAAGACAAAGTCAAGAGACAAAGGGGGCTCGGTTGGTAAAGAGAAACAGGATTCGCAATCCAAGAAGAAAAGATCAGACAGCAACATTGCTGATCGCTCAAATCTGACTTCTAAAACAAAGTCAAAAGAGAGAGGGAGCTCAGTTGGCAAAGAGAAACAGATTCCACCATCGAAGGGGAAAAGATCAGACAAAGAATTCCCCCATCCCTCTTCAGATGATGATTTGAGAAAGACAAAGTCAGTAAGTAGTAGGAGCTCAGTTGGCACAGAGAAACATGTAGTTGAGCGTGGTAGGAAAAGGAAGAGCGTATCTAAACTAATTGAAGAGAGTGATCATCAGAGTTCGGATGACGGTAAAGATGCATGTGAGATGAATGCTTCACATTCATCTCACAGAAATCAGGAACTTGAAGATTTTGATGTTGATGATATAGGGAAGGGAAAGGAGAAAAAACTTGATGCCTTGGGAGATTTCGTGACCAAATCACAGActtcaagttctaagcaacagtCCAAGTTTGGAGAACTCATGCGCAGAGTGGCAGGGCAGATGACAGGGTCACCTCCTATGCTGAAACCTAATGGTGAAACAATCCGTAAGAGCTCATCCAAAGTGACCCGCAGAAAACGCGGTCGCAGTGCTATCCTTAAACAAAAGAAGACTGTAATAGAAATTGAGAGTGACTCAAATGGCCATTCCTCAGATGAGATGCATCCTGAGGACACTGCTATTAGTGAGGATGAGAAGTTTGCATCGAGTGGGCAGGACACAGAAGGAGAACCACCACAAATtaagaaacaaaataagaagCAATCAGCAGGTGATCCAACAGTTTCACTTCCATTGGGAAGAATGCCAGATACATATTCTGAGGGTAATTCCTTAGATCCGAGTAACAGGTCTTCAGAGTTTTCACCAAAAAGTTCATTGCCTGTTGAAGCTGAACCTAACACAATTGTTTTAG TCCACGAGGATAACGGAGCTACTTCAGACGAGATGCATGTTGATGCCCATGGATGA
- the LOC122040492 gene encoding probable LRR receptor-like serine/threonine-protein kinase At1g67720 isoform X2, whose protein sequence is MAALVLLLLFLFSLCRAQMPGFVSVDCGGNESYTDELGLEWTPDSQFVYGKTARISAPNENRKQYMTARYFPADNRKYCYTFNVTVRTRYLVRTSFLYGNFDESNVYPKFDISIGASHWTTIVIYDANTIVTHEAVILATAPAISICVSNATTGEPFISTIELRQFNGSLYHTDFETQFFLSLSARINFGAETNESVRYPDDPYDRIWESDSLKRANYLVDVAAGTQRISTTVPIDVNSDERPPSKVMQTAVVGQNGGLNYRLNLNGFPGNGWAFCYFAEIEDLKPDEIRKFRLVLPGNKELTRLIVNVEENAQRKYRLYEPGSYNISLPFVLSFAFKKTNDSSKGPILNAFEIYKYMEINYGSLDALTMESFVSHYPKEVWAQEGGDPCLPAPWSWVQCNSDPQPQIVSILSGRNLTGNIPAELASLTGLVELWLDGNVLSGHIPDLGACLSLRNIHLENNKLTGDLSFLDGLPNLQELYVQNNMLSGTVPGHLLGKNIVFTYYGNPYLDGGCSSKKRTIIVIFCVIGFSVLLATVFTYLIASKKLRLFSREDDLPPPQPFQESSASFGGFGIETAHRYWLSEINDATENFAKKVGSGGYGTVYYGKLKNGKEIAVKVQTNDSCQGNRQFSSEVSLLSRIHHRNLVEFLGYCQQEGKSILVYEFMHNGTLKEHLHGSLSQESPISWIKRLEIAEDAAKGIEYLHTGCSPTIIHRDLKTSNILLDKQMRAKVSDFGLSKPAVDESHISSVVRGTLGYLDPEYYTSQQLTVKSDVYSFGVILLELISGREPISNTNFGDRFRSICQWARFHCENGNIEAIIDPSICNGCQDIQSMWKIADVAVRCVNREMRNRPFMSEVLKEIQEAITMEQAPANTQSVDFLGIDFVDTRINPQQDADSSLSFNLPQLR, encoded by the exons ATGGCGGCGCTTGTGCTCCTgttgctcttcctcttctctctctgcAGAGCTCAAATGCCAG GTTTTGTTAGTGTAGATTGTGGAGGCAATGAATCATATACAGATGAGCTTGGACTGGAGTGGACACCAGATAGTCAATTTGTATATGGCAAAACAGCTAGAATATCAGCTCCAAATGAGAACCGGAAACAATACATGACAGCGCGCTACTTTCCTGCAGATAATCGAAAATACTGTTACACATTCAATGTTACAGTCAGGACACGCTACCTTGTGCGAACAAGCTTCTTGTATGGGAATTTTGATGAGAGTAATGTCTATCCGAAATTTGACATCTCAATTGGAGCAAGTCATTGGACAACCATTGTCATCTATGATGCAAATACCATTGTGACACACGAGGCTGTTATCCTTGCTACTGCTCCAGCAATTAGCATATGTGTATCTAATGCTACAACTGGGGAACCATTTATTTCCACCATCGAACTTCGACAGTTTAATGGATCATTGTACCACACGGATTTTGAGACTCAGTTCTTCTTGAGTCTATCTGCGAGAATAAATTTCGGTGCTGAGACTAATGAATCTGTCAG GTATCCTGATGATCCATATGATCGAATATGGGAATCTGATTCTTTGAAGAGGGCGAACTACCTTGTTGATGTTGCTGCTGGAACTCAAAGAATATCAACCACTGTGCCTATAGATGTTAATAGTGATGAAAGACCTCCATCCAAGGTGATGCAGACTGCAGTAGTGGGTCAAAATGGAGGCTTAAATTATCGTCTTAACCTGAATGGGTTTCCGGGGAATGGTTGGGCGTTTTGTTATTTTGCAGAAATTGAAGATTTGAAACCAGATGAAATCAGGAAATTCAGGTTGGTGCTTCCGGGGAACAAGGAACTTACGCGTCTCATTGTAAATGTCGAAGAAAATGCCCAACGGAAGTATAGGCTATATGAACCGGGATCATATAATATAAGTCTCCCTTTTGTCTTGTCTTTTGCTTTTAAGAAAACAAATGATTCATCCAAGGGACCTATCTTAAATGCTTTTGAGATATACAAGTATATGGAGATAAATTATGGATCCCTAGACG CACTGACCATGGAAAGCTTTGTATCACATTATCCAAAAGAAGTTTGGGCACAAGAAGGTGGAGATCCATGCTTACCAGCTCCATGGTCATGGGTTCAATGTAATTCAGATCCGCAACCACAAATTGTTTCAAT ACTATCAGGGAGAAATTTGACGGGGAATATACCTGCAGAGCTTGCTAGTTTAACTGGCCTAGTCGAATT ATGGCTTGATGGAAACGTGCTTAGTGGCCATATACCTGATCTCGGTGCATGCTTAAGTCTCAGAAACAT TCACCTTGAGAACAATAAGTTAACTGGTGATCTATCATTTTTGGATGGCCTACCAAATTTACAAGAACT GTATGTGCAGAACAATATGCTGTCCGGAACAGTACCTGGTCATCTTCTTGGCAAAAATATAGTTTTCAC TTACTATGGAAATCCGTATCTAGATGGGGGATGCAGTAGCAAGAAGCGCACCATAATTGTCATTTTTTGTGTTATCGGATTCTCTGTACTACTTGCAACTGTATTCACCTACTTAATTGCATCCAAGAAACTTAGACTATTTTCAAGAGAAG ATGATCTTCCACCTCCCCAACCATTCCAAGAGTCGAGTGCTTCTTTCGGAGGATTTGGCATTGAAACAGCACATAGATATTGGTTATCTGAAATCAATGATGCCACAGAAAACTTTGCTAAAAAAGTTGGTTCTGGGGGCTATGGGACAGTGTATTATGGAAAGTTGAAAAACGGAAAAGAAATTGCTGTCAAAGTTCAAACCAATGATTCTTGTCAGGGAAACAGACAGTTCTCAAGTGAG GTTTCTCTACTTTCAAGAATACATCACAGAAATCTGGTTGAATTTCTCGGTTACTGCCAGCAAGAAGGCAAAAGCATTCTTGTATATGAGTTTATGCATAATGGAACACTGAAAGAGCATCTTCATG GCTCCTTGTCTCAGGAAAGTCCCATCAGTTGGATAAAGCGTCTTGAGATTGCCGAAGATGCTGCAAAAG GCATCGAGTATCTCCATACTGGCTGCTCTCCAACCATCATCCATAGGGATCTCAAGACCAGTAACATTCTTCTAGACAAGCAAATGAGGGCAAAAGTCTCAGATTTTGGTCTCTCGAAACCTGCTGTGGATGAATCCCACATCTCAAGTGTTGTTCGAGGAACGTTGGGCTACTTGGACCCTGA GTATTACACTTCGCAGCAATTAACAGTGAAGAGTGATGTATACAGTTTTGGCGTTATTCTTTTGGAGCTTATTTCTGGTAGAGAGCCAATATCTAATACAAATTTCGGAGACCGATTCCGCAGCATATGCCAGTGG GCAAGGTTTCATTGCGAGAACGGAAATATTGAAGCTATAATTGATCCTTCCATTTGCAATGGCTGCCAGGACATCCAGTCCATGTGGAAGATCGCCGATGTGGCAGTGAGATGTGTCAACCGCGAAATGAGGAACAGGCCGTTCATGTCTGAAGTGCTTAAGGAGATCCAAGAGGCCATTACGATGGAGCAAGCTCCCGCGAACACGCAATCTGTTGATTTTTTGGGCATAGATTTTGTAGACACCAGGATCAACCCTCAACAAGATGCTGATTCTAGCCTTTCATTTAATCTGCCGCAGCTACGTTAG
- the LOC122040494 gene encoding protein THYLAKOID ASSEMBLY 8, chloroplastic-like has product MASLSIATTLPLHSPCRPPTAATAGVTAVICGPRDNRGKLLRGRSLTTEAILAVQALKRAAAAGDDPKVDRIFASDFARLVKSDLLAALRELQRQDQSRLALKAFAAARSEPWYRVDLNLYAEMVSTLSRCGLPHEIDALVADLMEEEGWLSAETAKGVPRLVRALTAAGRGKVVANVYREAKRCAFEPDEYLFKFMIRGLKRLGQEAAAAEVERDYQLWLECGCFPVETLPV; this is encoded by the coding sequence ATGGCGTCCCTCTCCATCGCCACTACCCTTCCCCTTCACTCCCCGTGCCGTCCGCCCACCGCAGCCACCGCAGGCGTGACGGCTGTGATATGCGGCCCGCGAGACAACCGCGGTAAGCTCCTCCGCGGCCGGAGCCTCACCACGGAGGCCATCCTCGCCGTGCAGGCGCTCAAGCGCGCCGCGGCCGCCGGCGACGATCCCAAGGTCGATCGGATTTTCGCCTCCGACTTCGCCCGCCTCGTCAAATCGGACCTCCTCGCCGCCCTACGGGAGCTGCAGCGCCAGGACCAGTCGCGCCTCGCCTTGAAAGCCTTCGCTGCCGCCCGAAGCGAGCCGTGGTACCGCGTCGATCTCAACCTCTACGCGGAGATGGTCTCCACCTTGTCCAGGTGCGGATTGCCGCACGAGATCGATGCCCTGGTCGCCGATCTGATGGAGGAGGAGGGATGGCTCTCCGCGGAGACCGCCAAGGGGGTTCCCCGACTCGTCAGGGCTCTGACGGCCGCCGGAAGGGGAAAGGTTGTGGCGAACGTCTATAGGGAAGCAAAGAGATGCGCGTTCGAGCCGGATGAGTACTTGTTCAAGTTCATGATAAGAGGATTGAAGAGATTGGGGCAAGAAGCTGCTGCTGCGGAAGTGGAGAGAGACTACCAGTTATGGCTTGAATGTGGATGCTTCCCTGTGGAAACGCTGCCTGTTTGA